A part of Desulfotomaculum nigrificans DSM 574 genomic DNA contains:
- a CDS encoding DUF2007 domain-containing protein, with product MWTVVYIAPNKKEAERLQQALTREGLLVKLRNIGLPNANDNGSVEILVPESEVDEALEIINTV from the coding sequence GTGTGGACGGTGGTATATATTGCGCCCAACAAGAAAGAAGCCGAGCGACTGCAACAAGCTTTAACACGGGAGGGCCTGTTGGTTAAATTACGCAATATCGGACTACCGAATGCTAACGACAATGGGTCGGTAGAAATTTTGGTGCCAGAATCAGAAGTTGATGAAGCCTTAGAGATAATCAACACGGTTTAA
- the accD gene encoding acetyl-CoA carboxylase, carboxyltransferase subunit beta has translation MVLEIFRKPKYVTVRPEGAREGEKRDIPEGLWVKCSRCNEILYNKELEKNFKVCHKCNFHFRLGARERIRITLDEGSFKEFDTDLTTINPLDWPNYPEKVALAQETTGLPEAAVTGSGTIEGYPVVIGVLDSHFIMGSMGSVVGEKITRAVERAMEKRLPLIIFATSGGARMQEGILSLMQMAKTSAALARFNQAGLLYISVFTDPTTGGVTASFASLGDIIIAEPGALIGFTGPRVIEQTIRQKLPDGFQRAEFMRQHGMVDMIVNRPQMKETLAQLLSLHS, from the coding sequence TTGGTTTTAGAGATTTTCCGTAAACCTAAATATGTTACCGTAAGGCCTGAAGGAGCCCGGGAAGGAGAAAAAAGGGATATCCCCGAAGGTCTATGGGTTAAGTGCTCCCGTTGTAATGAAATTCTTTACAATAAGGAACTGGAAAAAAACTTTAAGGTATGTCACAAATGTAATTTTCACTTTAGGTTGGGAGCCAGGGAAAGAATACGTATAACACTGGATGAAGGTTCATTTAAAGAGTTTGATACGGACTTAACCACCATAAACCCTTTGGATTGGCCCAATTATCCGGAAAAAGTTGCGTTGGCCCAGGAAACCACCGGCTTACCCGAGGCAGCGGTTACCGGCAGTGGCACCATTGAGGGTTACCCGGTGGTGATTGGGGTGTTGGACTCCCATTTTATCATGGGCAGTATGGGATCAGTGGTGGGAGAAAAAATCACCCGGGCAGTGGAAAGAGCCATGGAGAAAAGACTGCCGTTAATTATTTTTGCTACCTCAGGGGGCGCCCGCATGCAGGAGGGTATTTTGTCCCTCATGCAGATGGCCAAGACATCAGCTGCACTGGCCAGGTTTAATCAGGCCGGATTATTGTATATTTCGGTGTTTACCGATCCCACCACAGGTGGGGTGACAGCCAGCTTTGCTTCGCTGGGAGATATCATTATTGCCGAACCGGGGGCACTCATTGGTTTTACCGGACCACGGGTAATTGAGCAAACCATTCGTCAGAAATTACCCGATGGTTTTCAGAGGGCTGAGTTTATGCGACAACACGGTATGGTGGATATGATTGTTAACCGGCCGCAGATGAAGGAGACCTTGGCCCAACTACTATCGCTGCACAGCTAA
- a CDS encoding acetyl-CoA carboxylase carboxyltransferase subunit alpha, translating into MALDFEKPLLELEAKIDELKRFTSEKGIDFTDEIVLLEKKARDMKESIYGKLTPWQKVQIARHPARPNTLDYIKALFTDFLELHGDRLYGDDPAIIGGIARYKGTPVTVMGHLKGHNTKENVQRNFGQAHPEGFRKALRLMKQAEKFNRPIICFIDTAGAYCGMGAEERGQGEAIARNLMVMSTLQVPIISIVIGEGGSGGALALGVANRILMQEHTIFSVSSPEAAASILWKDGSKAQEAAETLKLTAQDLMRLGVIDEIIAEPLGGAHSDPGVAYARMDEALERNFKELLQIPKDELVATRYAKFRAMGQTG; encoded by the coding sequence ATGGCACTTGATTTTGAAAAGCCTTTACTTGAACTTGAGGCTAAGATAGATGAATTAAAACGGTTTACAAGTGAAAAAGGGATAGATTTTACCGATGAAATTGTTCTGTTAGAGAAAAAAGCCAGGGATATGAAAGAAAGCATTTACGGTAAGCTAACTCCCTGGCAAAAGGTACAAATTGCCAGACACCCGGCCCGCCCTAATACTCTGGATTACATTAAAGCGCTGTTTACGGACTTTTTGGAATTACACGGAGATCGGCTTTATGGTGATGATCCGGCGATTATTGGCGGCATTGCCCGTTATAAAGGAACACCGGTAACGGTCATGGGCCACTTAAAAGGACATAATACCAAGGAAAATGTCCAACGCAATTTCGGTCAGGCCCATCCGGAAGGCTTTCGCAAGGCCTTGAGATTAATGAAGCAAGCTGAGAAATTTAATCGCCCGATTATTTGTTTTATTGATACTGCCGGAGCCTACTGTGGTATGGGAGCAGAAGAGAGGGGACAAGGGGAAGCCATAGCCAGGAATTTAATGGTTATGTCTACTCTGCAGGTACCTATAATATCTATTGTAATTGGCGAAGGTGGCAGTGGCGGTGCCCTGGCCCTGGGTGTGGCCAATCGTATTTTAATGCAGGAACATACTATTTTTTCTGTCAGCTCGCCGGAAGCTGCGGCCAGTATATTGTGGAAGGATGGCAGCAAGGCCCAGGAGGCAGCCGAGACATTAAAACTCACAGCCCAAGATTTAATGAGACTGGGGGTTATCGATGAAATCATCGCGGAACCCCTGGGCGGTGCCCATAGTGATCCGGGGGTTGCTTATGCCAGGATGGATGAAGCTCTGGAGAGAAACTTTAAGGAATTGCTGCAAATCCCCAAGGATGAACTGGTAGCAACCAGGTATGCTAAATTCCGGGCCATGGGGCAAACCGGATAG
- the pfkA gene encoding 6-phosphofructokinase — translation MQRIGVLTSGGDASGMNSCIRAVVRKAIYHGIEVIGIKRGYSGFIEAEMYPMNLGSVADIIHRGGTILHTARSERFKTKEGRALAMENVQRFGIQGLVVIGGDGSFTGASIFHQEYGIPVICVPGTIDNDIAGTDYTIGFDTAVNNVVDAINKIRDTATSHERTFVIEVMGRGSGNIALAAGLAGGAESILIPEIPFNVQDICHKLLSGLKRGKLHSIILVAEGAASGLEIGKQIKELTGLDTKVTILGHLQRGGIPTAFDRTLAARLGAKAVELLKDGETNKMVGIKSGEIVATDLTEVIGQPKSIDKEMYELAKILSI, via the coding sequence ATGCAAAGGATTGGTGTCTTAACAAGTGGCGGGGATGCCTCGGGAATGAACTCCTGTATTCGAGCAGTGGTCCGTAAAGCCATTTATCACGGTATTGAAGTCATAGGGATTAAGCGTGGTTATAGTGGATTCATTGAAGCGGAAATGTATCCGATGAATCTCGGTTCGGTGGCTGACATTATACATAGGGGCGGCACAATTCTCCATACCGCCCGGTCAGAACGCTTTAAGACTAAGGAAGGTCGGGCTCTGGCCATGGAAAATGTGCAGCGTTTTGGTATTCAAGGTTTGGTTGTTATTGGCGGTGACGGCTCCTTTACCGGTGCCAGTATTTTTCACCAGGAATATGGTATCCCGGTGATTTGTGTGCCCGGTACCATTGATAATGATATTGCCGGCACTGATTATACCATCGGTTTTGATACTGCCGTTAACAATGTGGTTGATGCCATCAACAAAATCAGAGATACTGCTACCTCCCATGAGCGCACCTTTGTCATTGAAGTGATGGGCCGTGGATCGGGTAATATTGCCCTGGCCGCCGGTTTAGCCGGCGGTGCGGAGAGCATCCTGATTCCTGAAATACCTTTTAATGTGCAAGATATTTGCCACAAGCTGTTGAGTGGTTTAAAAAGAGGTAAATTACACTCCATAATTTTAGTGGCTGAAGGTGCCGCCAGTGGGCTGGAAATAGGTAAGCAAATTAAGGAGTTAACCGGTCTTGATACCAAGGTTACTATTCTGGGCCATTTGCAAAGAGGGGGAATTCCCACTGCCTTTGACCGTACTCTGGCGGCCAGGTTGGGAGCTAAGGCAGTGGAGCTGTTAAAAGACGGAGAAACTAACAAAATGGTTGGTATTAAGTCAGGAGAAATTGTGGCCACCGATCTAACGGAAGTAATCGGCCAACCCAAGTCAATAGATAAAGAAATGTATGAGCTGGCTAAAATACTTTCTATTTAA
- the pyk gene encoding pyruvate kinase yields MRRTKIVCTIGPASENVETLKKMMLAGMNVARLNFSHGTHEDHGRRIKAIRQAAAEVGKNIAIMLDTKGPEIRLKTFANPPVTLEQGQRFTLTTRDIVGDNTIVAVTYSDLPNDVKPGSRIAIADGLIELEVESVDGPDVHCRVINGGKLSNQKGVNLPGVNVNLPSLTERDIADIKFGLEQGVDFIAASFIRKASDVLAIRQIVEEYGAEVDIIAKIESRQGVDNLADIINVADGIMVARGDLGVEIPAEEVPVLQKTMIEMCNMAGKPVITATQMLESMTQNPRPTRAEASDVANAIFDGSDAIMLSGETAAGKYPVQAVETMARIAQRAELALDFDELLETRGAAIERTVTDGISHAVCTIAKELGVSAIITATASGHTARMIAKYRPKAPIIAVTPRAKVLRKMALVWGVEPLLMADLTGTDEMIAGSVEVALAAGLISAGDLVVITAGVPVGVHGTTNMMKVHTVGTLLARGTGIGQRAVTGKARVCRTLKDALDKVQPGDILITHATDRDFVPAMEKAAAVITEEGGLTSHAAIVGLEFGIPVIVGVENATDILPDDEIITVDGQRGLVYGGVARVL; encoded by the coding sequence ATGAGACGTACCAAAATTGTTTGCACTATCGGGCCTGCCAGTGAAAATGTGGAAACCTTAAAGAAAATGATGTTGGCTGGCATGAACGTAGCAAGACTAAACTTTTCTCATGGCACCCACGAAGACCATGGTCGGAGAATAAAAGCCATTCGCCAAGCTGCCGCTGAAGTGGGCAAAAATATTGCCATTATGCTGGATACCAAAGGACCGGAAATCCGGTTAAAGACCTTTGCCAATCCACCGGTAACGTTGGAACAAGGACAACGTTTTACCCTGACCACCCGAGATATTGTGGGTGATAACACCATTGTTGCTGTTACCTATAGTGATTTACCCAATGATGTAAAACCCGGTAGCCGGATAGCCATTGCTGACGGCTTAATTGAATTGGAAGTGGAGTCGGTGGACGGGCCGGATGTACATTGCCGGGTGATCAACGGAGGCAAACTTTCCAACCAAAAGGGTGTAAACCTACCGGGCGTCAACGTTAACCTGCCTTCTCTCACCGAAAGGGATATTGCTGATATTAAATTCGGGTTGGAACAAGGCGTCGATTTTATTGCTGCCTCCTTTATTCGTAAAGCCTCTGATGTTTTGGCCATTCGACAAATTGTAGAAGAGTACGGGGCAGAAGTGGACATCATTGCTAAAATTGAAAGCCGTCAGGGTGTTGATAATTTAGCGGATATAATTAATGTTGCTGATGGTATTATGGTGGCCCGGGGTGATTTGGGAGTGGAGATCCCCGCTGAAGAAGTCCCGGTGCTACAAAAAACTATGATTGAAATGTGTAACATGGCGGGGAAACCGGTAATTACCGCCACCCAAATGTTGGAATCCATGACCCAGAACCCCAGACCCACCAGGGCTGAAGCCAGTGATGTGGCCAACGCCATTTTCGACGGTAGTGACGCCATTATGCTGTCCGGTGAAACTGCCGCCGGTAAGTACCCGGTCCAGGCAGTGGAGACCATGGCTCGCATTGCCCAGCGAGCCGAACTGGCCCTGGATTTTGATGAGCTTTTAGAAACTCGCGGGGCAGCCATCGAGAGAACGGTTACCGACGGAATCAGCCATGCGGTTTGTACCATTGCCAAGGAACTGGGTGTAAGCGCCATTATTACAGCCACTGCCAGCGGGCATACAGCCAGGATGATTGCCAAATACCGGCCTAAAGCGCCTATCATTGCCGTTACACCAAGGGCCAAGGTATTACGTAAAATGGCCCTGGTCTGGGGAGTCGAACCGCTTTTGATGGCTGACCTCACCGGCACAGATGAAATGATTGCCGGTTCGGTGGAGGTGGCCTTGGCGGCAGGACTGATTTCCGCCGGCGACCTGGTTGTGATTACTGCCGGTGTGCCGGTGGGTGTGCATGGTACCACTAACATGATGAAGGTACATACCGTGGGTACCCTGCTGGCCAGAGGCACCGGTATCGGCCAGCGGGCGGTAACAGGGAAGGCCAGGGTCTGCCGCACCCTGAAGGATGCTTTGGATAAAGTGCAGCCAGGCGATATTTTGATTACCCATGCCACTGACCGTGACTTTGTCCCGGCCATGGAAAAAGCCGCTGCCGTCATTACCGAAGAGGGCGGTTTAACCTCCCATGCAGCCATTGTTGGACTTGAATTTGGTATCCCGGTTATTGTGGGAGTGGAAAATGCCACCGACATTTTACCCGATGATGAGATTATTACCGTGGACGGGCAGCGGGGTCTGGTATACGGTGGCGTGGCCAGGGTACTGTAG
- a CDS encoding DedA family protein, translating to MTDKICAIFGELGLIGLFLGICLEALGLPFPGSVLLGVTGFLSRQGKFNIFLAWTVAIAGYMIGSTAAFLIGRHIGEPFMLRWGKYIHLTPDRFEQAKGWLTRSAPGFIIGGRFIPTVGNITPYVAGISGIPLTKFLLYDFVHASLWLTTFLGAGSLLGNNWQRVMNSQWTKWVWVIIIFIFSFYFLRRNLVNKTKI from the coding sequence TTGACCGATAAGATTTGTGCAATTTTTGGGGAATTGGGACTGATTGGTCTTTTTTTAGGTATTTGTTTGGAAGCCTTGGGACTTCCCTTTCCCGGCAGTGTATTGTTAGGTGTTACGGGGTTTTTATCCAGACAGGGTAAGTTTAATATTTTTCTGGCCTGGACAGTGGCCATAGCCGGTTATATGATTGGCTCCACCGCAGCTTTTTTAATTGGGCGGCATATTGGCGAGCCTTTTATGTTACGATGGGGTAAGTATATACATCTGACACCGGATAGATTTGAACAAGCTAAAGGGTGGTTAACCAGATCGGCACCAGGTTTTATCATCGGCGGACGCTTTATCCCCACCGTGGGTAATATAACACCCTATGTGGCGGGTATCAGTGGTATTCCTCTGACTAAATTTCTATTGTATGATTTTGTCCATGCTTCATTATGGTTAACTACCTTCCTGGGTGCCGGTTCATTGTTAGGCAATAATTGGCAGCGGGTAATGAACAGTCAGTGGACCAAATGGGTTTGGGTAATTATTATTTTTATTTTTTCCTTTTATTTTCTGCGCCGCAACCTGGTTAATAAAACAAAAATTTAA
- a CDS encoding SGNH/GDSL hydrolase family protein has product MISVRQADLSVIKQQKDAGGMIRAHEAGTGPSYYSRVRAAVGEALRSAESRGLKSLLLPVVDSKRQDINPDMLAKIMVSEVRRHLTVSSGLTEVNFLLEDAAEVQAFANIINRTKIVCLGDSITYGYPDGPQFSWVAVLTKATGREFINRGVNGETTGQMLDRFAQDVLPEQPAYLILLGGANDGWQGVPLDEVQSNITQITEQALANGICPLLGLPTPLSIDQLLVHFAGTRQEAIAYEHRLNDIRSWVSQFAAQRGLLTLDFYTPLLSTDHMVGDANLLLDGGHPTHLGYRLLGEALVKQLTGKLHWSGY; this is encoded by the coding sequence ATGATCAGCGTAAGGCAAGCCGATTTGTCTGTTATTAAGCAACAAAAGGATGCAGGCGGGATGATCCGGGCCCATGAGGCAGGAACCGGCCCATCCTATTACAGCAGGGTAAGGGCGGCTGTTGGTGAAGCTTTGAGATCAGCTGAATCCAGGGGATTAAAGTCTCTTTTGCTGCCTGTGGTTGACTCCAAGCGGCAGGATATTAACCCGGATATGCTGGCTAAAATTATGGTTTCTGAGGTAAGACGTCATTTAACCGTAAGCTCTGGCTTAACCGAAGTGAACTTTTTGTTGGAGGATGCTGCGGAGGTGCAGGCCTTTGCCAATATAATCAACAGAACCAAAATTGTTTGTTTAGGTGACAGCATTACCTATGGCTATCCCGATGGACCACAATTCTCCTGGGTGGCTGTGCTGACAAAGGCCACCGGACGTGAATTTATTAACCGCGGCGTAAACGGTGAAACCACCGGTCAAATGCTGGACCGTTTTGCTCAGGATGTGTTACCGGAACAACCAGCCTATTTAATTTTGCTGGGGGGAGCCAATGATGGTTGGCAGGGGGTTCCCCTGGATGAGGTACAAAGCAATATTACCCAAATAACGGAGCAAGCTTTGGCCAACGGCATTTGCCCTTTGCTGGGACTGCCTACCCCGCTGAGCATTGATCAACTGCTGGTACATTTTGCCGGCACCCGGCAAGAGGCCATAGCGTATGAACATAGATTAAACGATATCAGAAGCTGGGTCAGTCAATTTGCCGCCCAAAGGGGACTTTTAACCCTGGACTTTTATACGCCGCTGTTGTCAACTGACCATATGGTGGGGGATGCCAATTTATTGTTGGATGGAGGGCATCCCACTCACCTGGGTTACCGTCTTTTGGGAGAGGCGCTGGTCAAACAATTAACCGGTAAATTACATTGGTCAGGCTATTAG
- the trpE gene encoding anthranilate synthase component I — protein MYFPSLEEYCRLSEEYNLVPVYREYLADTETPVSVYQKLSPSGSSFLLESVEGGINLARYSFIGADCFLTYRFHRGKAEFWGLTGEAKLHGGPLQALGGLLSRYRTPQLPDLPRFTSGAVGYFGYDMVRYLERLPNDKADDLDLPICQLVFPGVVLVFDHVCRTLKVVANIPMSGSPAETYWQAVKKIEQVAEKIFSSDSARHYWTPVEPVSNSPKALQQWLRKHSSMTKDDFVASVNKALDYIKAGDIFQVVLSQRFNLPYDGHPFELYRRLRSINPSPYLTYLDFGDLALVGASPEMLVRVTEGKVLTRPIAGTRPRGKDEREDKQLAAEMLGDEKERAEHLMLVDLGRNDLGRVCIPGTVTVPKFMQVERYSHVMHLVSEVTGRLEEGKDSLAALAACFPAGTLSGAPKIRAMEIIEELEPIHRGPYGGAVGYIDFAGNMDTAITIRTVLLHRGQAYFQAGAGIVADSDPEKEYQETLHKASAMAAAILAALTPGEGLNHAGCD, from the coding sequence GTGTATTTTCCTTCCCTGGAGGAGTATTGCCGATTAAGTGAGGAATACAACTTGGTTCCTGTCTATCGGGAATACCTGGCTGATACCGAAACACCCGTGTCTGTCTACCAGAAACTTTCCCCCAGCGGGTCCAGTTTCCTGTTGGAAAGTGTGGAGGGAGGTATCAACCTGGCCCGCTATTCATTTATCGGGGCTGATTGCTTCTTAACCTATCGTTTTCACCGGGGAAAGGCAGAATTTTGGGGCTTAACCGGTGAGGCTAAATTACACGGCGGCCCCTTACAGGCCCTGGGTGGTTTGTTAAGCAGGTATCGCACACCACAGCTGCCTGATCTACCCCGGTTTACCAGCGGGGCAGTGGGTTATTTTGGTTATGATATGGTACGATACCTGGAGCGGCTGCCTAATGATAAGGCGGATGATTTGGACTTACCCATCTGCCAGTTGGTATTTCCGGGGGTGGTACTGGTCTTTGATCATGTTTGTCGCACCCTAAAAGTGGTTGCTAATATACCCATGTCAGGTAGTCCGGCAGAAACTTACTGGCAGGCAGTGAAAAAAATTGAACAAGTGGCCGAGAAGATTTTTTCTTCAGACAGTGCCCGGCATTACTGGACGCCGGTAGAGCCGGTCAGCAATTCTCCCAAAGCATTGCAGCAATGGTTAAGAAAACATTCATCAATGACCAAGGATGATTTTGTAGCTTCTGTTAATAAGGCATTGGATTATATCAAGGCCGGAGATATTTTTCAAGTGGTTTTATCCCAACGTTTTAACCTACCCTATGACGGGCATCCCTTTGAATTGTATCGCCGGCTAAGATCCATCAATCCTTCCCCCTATTTAACTTACCTGGATTTTGGTGACCTGGCACTGGTGGGGGCATCCCCGGAAATGCTGGTGCGGGTGACGGAGGGAAAGGTGTTAACTCGTCCCATTGCCGGAACCAGACCCAGGGGCAAGGATGAAAGGGAAGATAAGCAGTTGGCGGCGGAAATGCTGGGAGATGAGAAAGAGAGGGCGGAACACCTGATGCTGGTAGATTTAGGACGTAACGATTTGGGCCGGGTTTGTATTCCGGGAACTGTTACAGTGCCTAAATTTATGCAGGTGGAACGTTATTCTCATGTAATGCACCTGGTTTCCGAAGTTACCGGCCGGTTAGAAGAAGGAAAAGATAGCTTGGCGGCTCTGGCTGCCTGTTTCCCGGCTGGCACCTTATCCGGAGCACCCAAAATAAGGGCCATGGAGATCATCGAGGAGTTAGAACCGATTCATCGGGGACCTTACGGGGGAGCCGTAGGTTATATTGACTTTGCCGGCAATATGGACACTGCAATTACCATCCGAACTGTCCTGTTGCACCGGGGTCAGGCCTATTTTCAGGCCGGGGCCGGAATTGTGGCGGATTCCGATCCGGAAAAGGAATATCAGGAAACTTTACATAAGGCCAGTGCCATGGCTGCTGCCATATTAGCAGCGCTTACACCGGGGGAGGGGTTAAACCATGCTGGCTGTGATTGA
- a CDS encoding anthranilate synthase component II: protein MLAVIDNYDSFTFNLVQMVRELGTPVKVYRNDTVTPEELLNGNFTGVIISPGPGRPEDAGICLEVVNKLAGILPILGVCLGHQVIAQALGGRVIPARRLMHGKVSRIIHDGMGIYRGLPQEFTAARYHSLAVEQASLPSCLKITARTPEGEVMGIRHREFQLEGVQFHPESIATPEGRKILKNFISYTNEPSYEQS from the coding sequence ATGCTGGCTGTGATTGATAATTATGATTCCTTTACCTTTAACCTGGTTCAAATGGTTAGGGAATTGGGCACCCCGGTGAAAGTTTATCGTAACGATACTGTTACCCCGGAGGAACTGCTAAACGGCAACTTCACCGGAGTAATTATTTCCCCGGGGCCGGGTCGACCGGAGGATGCCGGTATTTGCCTGGAGGTGGTTAATAAACTGGCAGGTATCTTGCCCATTTTAGGTGTCTGTTTGGGTCACCAAGTCATTGCCCAGGCTTTAGGGGGCAGGGTGATACCGGCCAGGCGGCTAATGCACGGTAAAGTCTCCCGCATTATTCATGATGGAATGGGCATATACCGTGGATTGCCCCAGGAATTTACCGCTGCCCGTTACCATTCACTGGCGGTGGAGCAAGCAAGCTTGCCGTCTTGTCTAAAGATTACTGCCAGAACACCGGAAGGGGAGGTGATGGGGATTCGGCACCGGGAATTCCAATTGGAGGGAGTACAATTTCACCCTGAATCAATAGCAACTCCCGAAGGCAGGAAAATACTGAAGAATTTCATTTCATATACAAATGAGCCAAGTTATGAGCAGAGTTGA
- the trpD gene encoding anthranilate phosphoribosyltransferase codes for MINEAIKMVVSGHHLSEAEAQETMNEIMEGQATPAQIAAFLTALHLKGETAEEITGFTRTMRAKASRVITRRTGLVDTCGTGGDGANTFNISTACALVLAGAGIPVAKHGNRSVSSKCGSADVLEALGVAVNLTPEEAGLCLDQVGIAFLFAPLLHGAMKYAAGPRKEIGIRTVFNILGPLTNPAGAQSQVLGVYCADLVPVLAQVLANLGTKKSFVVHGCGGLDEVSLAGEALVYEIQGHEVTSFTLDPADYGLPRSPVAALAGGDAKFNARIITNILSGAPGPKRDAVVINSALGLVAGGLAPDIATGVRLAQDVLDSGSALKKLKQLVEFTQSVVARRQAAL; via the coding sequence GTGATTAATGAAGCTATTAAAATGGTTGTCAGCGGCCATCATCTTTCCGAGGCCGAGGCCCAGGAAACCATGAATGAAATTATGGAGGGACAGGCGACACCGGCGCAAATCGCTGCCTTTCTTACCGCCCTGCATCTGAAGGGTGAAACAGCCGAGGAAATTACCGGTTTTACCAGAACCATGCGTGCCAAGGCCAGCCGGGTGATTACCCGACGTACCGGCCTGGTAGATACTTGCGGCACCGGTGGAGATGGCGCCAATACATTTAATATTTCCACAGCCTGCGCTTTGGTACTGGCGGGTGCCGGAATTCCGGTGGCCAAACATGGCAACCGTTCGGTCTCCAGTAAATGTGGTAGTGCTGATGTACTGGAGGCCCTGGGGGTAGCGGTGAACCTTACACCGGAAGAAGCGGGTCTGTGTTTGGATCAGGTGGGGATTGCTTTTTTGTTTGCTCCCCTGTTGCATGGGGCCATGAAATATGCTGCCGGCCCCAGAAAAGAAATTGGCATCCGTACAGTATTTAATATTCTTGGCCCCTTGACCAATCCCGCCGGTGCCCAGAGTCAGGTGTTAGGGGTGTATTGTGCGGATCTGGTTCCGGTGCTGGCACAGGTTTTAGCCAATCTAGGCACGAAAAAATCCTTTGTTGTTCACGGATGCGGCGGCTTGGATGAAGTGTCTCTGGCCGGTGAGGCACTGGTTTATGAAATCCAGGGCCATGAAGTCACCAGTTTTACCCTGGACCCAGCAGATTACGGTTTGCCCCGCTCACCGGTGGCTGCCCTGGCCGGTGGCGATGCCAAGTTTAACGCCAGAATTATTACCAATATATTAAGCGGTGCGCCCGGACCTAAACGAGACGCCGTAGTGATAAATTCCGCCCTGGGTCTGGTGGCCGGTGGGTTAGCCCCGGATATTGCTACCGGTGTACGGCTGGCCCAGGATGTCCTGGATTCAGGAAGCGCGCTTAAGAAATTAAAACAACTGGTGGAGTTTACTCAGTCGGTGGTGGCAAGGAGGCAGGCGGCGCTTTGA
- the trpC gene encoding indole-3-glycerol phosphate synthase TrpC, with protein MILQRIVEHKKQEVRELLSQVNPAKLAREAAQLAPTRDFKGAINRKDKVALIAEIKKASPSKGILCPNFDHLELARIYRDNGAAAVSVLTDHRFFGGKLAYLTEVRQTIDLPVLRKDFIIDPVQIYQSRLAGADAVLLIAAILPGDQLRQLLNITRETGMQALVEVHNAVEVEQALKAGADLVGINNRDLNTFITDLATTGKLIDRLKRPALTVVSESGIKDYHQLEYLRSIGVHGALVGEALVTADDIGLKVRELTAGGDAVV; from the coding sequence TTGATCTTACAACGTATTGTCGAGCACAAAAAACAAGAGGTCAGGGAACTATTATCCCAGGTCAACCCGGCGAAACTGGCCAGGGAGGCAGCTCAATTAGCGCCGACCAGGGATTTCAAGGGAGCTATCAACAGAAAAGACAAAGTAGCACTCATTGCCGAAATAAAAAAGGCTTCACCTTCCAAGGGGATCCTTTGTCCTAACTTTGACCACCTGGAACTGGCCCGCATTTACCGGGACAATGGGGCCGCCGCGGTTTCCGTATTAACTGACCACCGGTTCTTTGGCGGTAAACTGGCCTATTTAACAGAGGTACGGCAGACCATAGATTTACCTGTACTACGCAAGGATTTTATCATTGACCCGGTACAAATTTACCAAAGCCGGTTGGCAGGTGCTGATGCGGTATTGTTAATTGCTGCCATTCTCCCCGGCGACCAGCTTCGCCAACTGCTTAACATAACCAGGGAAACAGGTATGCAGGCTTTGGTGGAGGTACACAACGCAGTGGAGGTAGAGCAGGCGCTAAAGGCCGGTGCCGATTTAGTCGGTATTAATAACCGGGATTTAAATACTTTTATCACTGACCTGGCCACCACAGGCAAACTAATAGACCGTCTAAAAAGACCCGCTTTAACTGTGGTCAGTGAAAGCGGTATTAAGGATTATCACCAGTTAGAGTACTTAAGGAGTATTGGGGTGCATGGGGCCCTGGTGGGTGAAGCCCTGGTAACAGCTGACGATATCGGCCTAAAAGTAAGAGAATTGACCGCCGGGGGTGATGCTGTTGTCTAG